From a region of the Besnoitia besnoiti strain Bb-Ger1 chromosome I, whole genome shotgun sequence genome:
- a CDS encoding flagellar associated protein (encoded by transcript BESB_000080), with protein MEEEGLDSHDEEASIWNGGVSRGVGDCGDEGNSGASPGRIHINEERFSREATQDHSEEHRATQAPTSQEDGVLGPAPYSALEENFEQTLSELPKDPHLEPFRRQYEKLLGALKRSHESELTLLARCKHLTNQIAENATKVVAALKLSDEDQSSIDILKKEVQHAWNLVQAGKDREELARDTIASLRVTIEDLNKQIEATETEHISQEAKLEGYLLEREKLLRECDTLANQNAQMTSGNEQLSQALKTLEKQVADAQNELIQTKDVLRIKKLEGEQEQRRREKVEKELKDMKALIEQKQTEIHGKQATIEQQQQETENLQAVVSSLQVEHEKESKRFMEVTGRITETESRLNEQIIKNSKMQAQNIAIETELKDQLEAINKLKADKEKVLKMHELLKRKMQQTDDDRRNLEDQRNALKNEVAGIEKEVETLKQQAEADKKNIESLLRERDLLSKNLLRNDDATKKQEDLLKRHEAHALQLQREIDRYRKEIESQQTKIRELENHRDKSGAELSKANQKYLTLLEEIKGGDNQVTDLQKTITELRNKLSTQKSLYESVRSDRNLYSRNLIESLDEISEMKQKFKILYHQIEQLKEEVKQKDASLIKGHFEQHKIIKDNEKITSNLHSAQHKLSSLQQIVLSQKREIKKLEATIQDADAERSNQKKEYEAVLSERDMLGTQLLRRNEELALLYEKIKIQQSTLQKGEAQYRGRLADISLLRQKINAARRELATARSQVACVDGLKREVYHLQRELLQERTKVKALSDSLENPMNVHRWRRLEGSDPTKLEMLSKIQSLQKRLISKTDQVIDRDLMIQEKEKLYVELKTKLAAYPGPQVVEQMQVFQRMLREKTDQLKAMASELKTCHKQVTLYKDEIARLNRELAAIKTKDLEEKRKTALESLGQSKALKRCDSEASTLDGTHTAGLGSPCLHGRSVPRQNPTS; from the exons ATGGAAGAGGAAGGACTAGATTCtcacgacgaggaggcgtcaATATGGAACGGAGGAGTTTCCAGGGGGGTTGGTGACTGCGGGGACGAGGGCAACAGTGGAGCGAGTCCTGGAAGAATACATATAAATGAAGAACGATTTAGCCGTGAAGCCACTCAGGACCATTCAGAGGAACATCGGGCTACGCAGGCCCCAACGTCTCAGGAGGATGGGGTACTTGGCCCGGCCCCCTACTCTGCTCTTGAAGAAAACTTCGAGCAGACGCTGTCCGAGTTGCCAAAGGACCCACACCTTGAGCCGTTCCGCCGTCAGTATGAAAAGTTGCTTGGTGCTCTGAAACGGTCTCATGAAAGCGAACTTACATTGCTAGCACG ATGTAAACACTTGACAAACCAGATTGCTGAGAACGCTACAAAAGTCGTCGCTGCACTCAAGCTATCTGATGAGGACCAAAGCTCCATTGACATCTTGAAAAAG GAGGTCCAGCATGCCTGGAATCTCGTCCAAGCTGGCAAGGACCGAGAAGAGCTTGCGCGGGACACCAtcgcttcgctgcgcgtgACAATTGAGGACCTCAACAA GCAGATTGAGGCAACGGAGACAGAACACATCAGCCAGGAGGCGAAGCTAGAGGGATATCTCCTCGAGCGGGAGAAGCTCCTTCGCG AGTGCGACACACTGGCGAACCAGAACGCGCAGATGACTTCGGGCAACGAGCAACTCAGTCAGGCGCTGAAAACGCTGGAGAAGCAAGTCGCTGACG CGCAGAACGAGCTGATACAGACGAAAGACGTCCTGCGGATAAAGAAGCTCGAGGGCGAGCAAGaacagcggaggcgggagaAGGTTGAGAAAGAGCTGAAAGACATGAAGGCTCTGATAGAACAGAAGCAAACAGAAATACACGGAAAACAAGCGACGATCGAACAACAGCAACAGGAG ACAGAAAACCTGCAAGCAGTCGTCTCCAGTCTCCAGGTGGAGCACGAGAAGGAGAGCAAGAGGTTCATGGAAGTCACTGGACGCATTACG GAAACGGAAAGCCGCCTGAACGAGCAGATCATTAAAAACAGCAAAATGCAAGCCCAGAACAT AGCCATAGAGACCGAACTGAAGGACCAACTCGAGGCAATCAACAAACTTAAAGCAGACAAA GAGAAAGTGTTAAAGATGCATGAGTTGCTGAAGCGGAAGATGCAGCAGACGGATGACGACAGAAGAAACCTGGAAGACCAGCGCAATG CCCTCAAGAACGAGGTCGCAGGAATCGAGAAAGAAGTCGAAACTCTCAAGCAGCAG GCTGAGGCTGACAAGAAAAACATTGAAAGTCTTTTGAGAGAGAG AGACCTTCTGTCGAAGAACTTGCTGCGCAACGACGATGCCACCAAGAAGCAGGAGGACCTGCTCAAGCGACACGAGGCTCACGCGCTTCAGCTCCAGCGGGAAATCGACCGCTACCGCAAAGAGATTGAGAGCCAGCAAACGAAAATTCGAGAGCTGGAGAACCACCGCGACAAGAGCGGCGCTGAACTGTCCAAAGCCAATCAAAA GTACCTGACGTTGTTGGAGGAGATTAAGGGCGGAGATAACCAAGTGACGGATTTGCAAAAGACTATCACAGAACTTCGAAACAAACTGTCGACGCAAAAGAGTCTCTACGAGTCTGTGCGGTCGGACCGGAACCTCTACTCGCGCAACTTGATTGAGTCTCTCGATGAGATCAGCGAGATGAAACA GAAATTCAAAATCCTGTACCATCAGATTGAGCAGCTGAAGGAGGAGGTGAAGCAGAAGGATGCGAGTCTGATTAAGGGTCACTTCGAGCAGCATAAAATCATAAAGGACAACGAAAAAATCACAAGCAACCTGCACAGTGCTCAGCACAAGCTATCCTCTCTCCAGCAAATCGTCCTCAGTCAAAA GCGTGAAATCAAAAAACTGGAGGCAACGATTCAGGACGCAGATGCAGAGCGGTCGAATCAGAAAAAAGAATATGAAGCT GTCCTGAGCGAGCGCGACATGCTCGGGACGCAGCTCCTCCGTCGCAACGAAGAGCTGGCGCTTTTGTACGAGAAGATAAAAATCCAGCAGTCTACTCTGCAGAAGGGCGAGGCTCAATACAGA GGCCGCCTGGCGGACATCAGCCTCCTCCGGCAGAAGATcaacgccgcgcgccgcgaactgGCAACGGCGCGCAGCCAGGTCGCATGCGTGGACGGTCTCAAGCGGGAAGTCTATCACCTGCAGAGAGAACTGCTCCAGG AAAGGACCAAAGTGAAGGCCCTGAGCGACAGTCTCGAGAACCCTATGAACGTCCACAggtggcgccgcctcgaagGCAGCGACCCCACCAAGCTCGAGATGCTCTCCAAGATCCAAAGTCTTCAGAAACGGCTCATCTCGAAAACTGACCAG GTCATCGACCGCGACCTCATGATtcaagaaaaggaaaaactCTACGTAGAGCTCAAG ACGAAGCTGGCGGCGTATCCTGGGCCGCAGGTGGTTGAGCAGATGCAGGTTTTCCAGCGC ATGTTGCGAGAGAAGACTGACCAGCTGAAGGCAATGGCGTCGGAGCTTAAGACGTGCCACAAGCAG GTGACCCTCTACAAGGACGAGATCGCCCGCCTGAACCGGGAACTAGCG GCGATCAAGACGAAAGATTTGGAGGAAaagcggaagacggcgcTCGAGTCTCTCGGTCAAAGCAAGGCTCTGAAACGC TGCGATTCAGAGGCGTCGACGCTGGACGGTACGCACACCGCGGGCCTCGGTTCGCCGTGTCTCCACGGCCGTTCAGTGCCGCGTCAGAATCCAACGAGCTAG
- a CDS encoding hypothetical protein (encoded by transcript BESB_000070) — MASAAERSALLSPQPEASRRTSLDASLDVSPVVSPGDPEGLGARPVRRILEANSAAKLASLWLLGDLAGFLRALWLRQRRQAAEEKDAARGEGQAGPSTDLIASRSSPGGSPGHASQRADPTTPARLAPGLSFSPAGSFASLAEVRKEVRGALHAFVRERLPFLVAESANVLPATPSPGRTAHSGRPAGEPWGVKRARPTNPLEDDAGGEASANDERLWKRQNMQTRKDRNPLDEDDENEADVPKGDEEGDAGEAKAGPRSAEGLPLAPNPFEGFLATNLSQQIEIISRTIDARLMSSRLASEGQPQSLEANGLGGEAGDTQAQPPLAPEEREERKKAEERNERKETGGGLTASSPAGAAADLFPFISLGACWAQQRRELLCLKKEIEDEDAKDGEGEGDGEDDWRGGAPQGGVARPEGALERLERKKERSCWVSLLEEAANTPPGVVLKLTPRPSCMRFLFPPVPFKCMDSARPALSAGAAEAARGGGEREEDRRRQPASCREGVSREERRACREEINAVFFRGANTEKTSSKVTLKGRETHLFTRLASHPALFDLLFDPFRSSGGATNYVAASPGYRAGAYETRWPANAGAYVHFVLMKINRDTSNALHSVGRGLRRHPQKSLAVAGTKDKRGITVQRCSILKVSPSALLAACYLDHPAWDANVHIAPLGYFSRPQRLGGLLGNSFQVVLRNVRLPGPARRGLRGAGPSGDLPAARVAVALADRCLPLAQCDAAIQELARRVEAGVATISSRGFLNYFGLQRFGTHAVRTFEVGAALLRGDWKEAVALILGKRARRCPARHLRFSAACPAAAPGPTRQEQVGEHAGWTFERGEVSLWDVLEMTDDPRLALARAARHQHIERSLLSSLLMSARKGEKRQAAREAGNRHARDDAIGDAGERKLPPRGEADGQQDSGADNAEVDMGEGEQRESREGRRSRGDTEKQGEKRDMHVKISAEHGPADGSDKPSSLDALSRFDVKDYFRALQEIPPNSLQLYVHSAQSVLFNHACSWRWQTFGDKVCVGDIVRIRSKDGHAGGRREKTDTMCESGEGMGRSRRPERGVWGGDQGDEESDCEMDDFRQSVRVIETEAEACKASIFDVVLPMPGADMTYPSQLAAVYAQLAVDLLGVSLDVFNTSKERHDSDVGRFRGLSRDAERGQPCRGERKRERGGRQRSRFEGVSRRGRGRGRHEDGRQGWQASSADSAGEKDEDGGEDSEDPLSLSAATGLSILGVKCSGSYRPLLERARNCQWQLLQVSEEAVQKPESVLLSDVDLLLRKQRDMASGSAERHARTLEQKQQDTLEGRCGQIKDAEETSAVQGRDGRSENTETGPFRSTAGAEDLRVSWDEPLDPAQVRCMFSGGPAQAQGGPRETEAQHTKGASASEADRRGHLFVAGETSNICLLLRLRLTPGTYFTMALRELMKSNAPDDDELAHAAARTVVSPDFLEKDTYSSVQGLSA; from the exons atggcgagcgccgccgaacGCAGCGCGCTCCTGTCTCCTCAGCCCGAGGCTTCGCGCAGAACGTCGCTCGATGCTTCCCTCGATGTCTCTCCCGTTGTGTCGCCCGGCGATCCGGAGGGTCTGGGGGCCCGCCCAGTGCGGCGGATTTTAGAGGCGAATAGCGCCGCCAAACTTGCCAGCCTATGGCTGCTGGGAGACCTCGCGGGCTTCCTCAGGGCGCTCTGGCTGCGTCAGCGCAGGCAGGCTgccgaagaaaaagacgcggcgcggggcgagggACAGGCCGGGCCTTCAACCGACTTGATAGCTTCGCGGTCGTCGCCGGGCGGGTCTCCGGGTCACGcgtcgcagagagcggaCCCGACGACTCCCGCCCGGCTGGCGCCGGGTCTTTCGTTCTCCCCCGCGGgctctttcgcctcgctggcggaggTGCGGAAGGAGGTGCGCggggcgctgcatgcgtttgTACGTGAGCGGCTGCCCTTCCTCGTTGCAGAGTCCGCGAATGTCTTGCCGGCTACGCCTTCGCCCGGGCGCACGGCGCACAGCGGCAGACCGGCGGGCGAGCCGTGGGGCGTCAAGCGCGCGCGTCCCACCAACCCgctcgaggacgacgcgggtGGGGAAGCGAGCGCAAACGACGAGAGGCTTTGGAAGCGACAGAACATGCAAACGAGAAAGGACAGGAATCCCCTGGATGAAGACGATGAAAACGAAGCGGATGTGCCCAAgggggacgaggagggcgacgcaggggaggcgaaggcgggccCCCGAAGCGCCGAGGGCCTTCCGTTGGCGCCGAATCCCTTTGAGGGCTTTTTAGCCACCAACCTGTCGCAGCAAATCGAAATTATTTCCAGAACGATTGACGCCAGGCTGATGTCATCGCGTCTCGCCAGTGAAGGACAGCCGCAGTCCCTCGAGGCCAATGGActcggaggcgaagcaggcgacaCTCAAGCCCAGCCGCCCCTCGCaccagaggagagagaagagagaaaaaaggcagaagagagaaacgagaggaaggagacgggcGGTGGTTTGACTGCTTCAAgtccggcgggcgcggcggccgatcTCTTCCCGTTCATCTCGCTGGGCGCCTGCTGGGCTCAGCAGCGCCGTGAGCTGCTGTGCCTGAAGAAGGAGATCGAGGAtgaagacgcgaaggacggcgagggcgagggcgatgGCGAGGACGActggcgcggcggggcgccgcagggaggAGTCGCACGGCCCgagggcgcgctggagcgccttgagaggaagaaagaaaggagCTGCTGGGTGTCGCTCCTCGAAGAAGCTGCGAACACGCCGCCGGGCGTCGTTCTGAAACTGACACCACGGcccagctgcatgcgcttcctCTTCCCTCCCGTGCCCTTCAAGTGTATGGACAGCGCACGTCCGGCTctcagcgccggcgcagccgaagccgcacgcggtggcggcgagcggGAGGAAGACCGAAGGAGACAACccgccagctgcagagaaggcgtctcccgcgaagagagacgagcgTGCAGAGAGGAGATTAACGCGGTTTTCTTCCGAGGCGCAAACACCGAGAAAACCTCCTCAAAGGTGACCCTGAAGGGGAGGGAAACCCACCTGTtcacgcgcctcgcctcccacCCGGCGCTCTTTGACCTCCTCTTCGACCCTTTTCGATCTTCAGGGGGCGCCACCAACTACGTGGCGGCTTCGCCTGGCTACCGCGCAGGGGCCTACGAGACTCGCTGGCCCGCCAACGCTGGGGCGTACGTACATTTTGTCCTCATGAAAATCAACCGAGACACGTCGAATGCACTGCATAGCGTCGGTCGCGGACTCCGCAGACACCCGCAGAAGTCTCTTGCGGTGGCGGGCACCAAAGACAAACGCGGAATCACCGTCCAGCGATGCTCCATTCTCAAG GTATCACCGTCTGCCCTGCTGGCTGCCTGCTACCTTGACCACCCCGCGTGGGACGCGAACGTGCACATCGCGCCGTTGGGTTACTTTtcgcgtccgcagcggctCGGCGGACTCCTGGGCAACTCGTTCCAAGTCGTCCTGCGGAACGTCCGCCTGCCCGGACCCGCCaggcgcggtctccgcggcgcaggcccctcCGGCGACTtgcctgccgcgcgtgtggcggtcgccctcgccgatCGCTGCCTGCCGTTGGCGCAGTGCGACGCGGCGATTCAGGAGctggctcgccgcgtcgaggcgGGCGTGGCGACAATTTCCTCGCGGGGGTTTCTGAACTACTTTGGCCTGCAGCGTTTCGGCACGCACGCCGTGCGGACGTTCGAAGttggcgcggcgctgcttcgcggcgactGGAAGGAGGCTGTGGCGCTCATTCTGGGcaagcgggcgcggcggtgccCCGCGAGGCACCTCCGGTTCTCGGCCGCTTgccccgccgcggcaccGGGACCGACCAGACAAGAGCAAGTAGGCGAACACGCAGGGTGGACATTCGAAAGAGGCGAGGTTTCCCTGTGGGATGTGCTCGAGATGACAGACgaccctcgcctcgcgctggcgcgcgccgcgcggcaccAACACATCGAGAGGTCTCTGCTGTCGTCGTTGCTGATGTCAGCGcggaagggagagaaaaggcaggccgcgcgcgaggcaggcaaCAGGCACGCGAGGGACGACGCGATCGGGGACGCGGGAGAAAGAaagctgccgcctcgcggggaGGCAGACGGTCAGCAGGACTCGGGGGCTGACAATGCTGAGGTGGATATGGGGGAAGGTGAGCAAAGGGAGTCCCGCGAGGGCAGGCGGAGCCGAGGCGACACAGAAAAGCagggagaaaagagagacatGCACGTCAAAATTTCGGCGGAACACGGCCCAGCAGACGGAAGCGACAAACCGTCGTCGCTGGACGCGCTGAGCCGTTTCGACGTGAAGGACTACTTCCGGGCGTTGCAAGAGATTCCGCCGAACTCTCTGCAGCTGTATGTGCACTCCGCACAAAGCGTCCTGTTCAACCATGCTTGTAGCTGGCGATGGCAAACCTTCGGCGACAAAGTGTGCGTAGGCGACATTGTCCGTATTCGCTCCAAAGATGGTCACGCCGGGGGGCGGCGTGAGAAAACAGACACTATGTGCGAATCGGGTGAGGGGATGGGGCGCTCGCGACGCCCCGAGCGGGGGGTCTGGGGCGGAGAccagggcgacgaggagagcgactgcGAAATGGATGATTTTCGCCAGAGCGTAAGGGTGATTGAGACAGAGGCCGAGGCTTGCAAGGCGTCGATTTTCGACGTGGTCTTACCTATGCCAGGCGCCGATATGACGTACCCGTCTCAGCTGGCGGCGGTGTacgcgcagctggcggtGGACCTGTTGGGAGTCTCTCTCGACGTCTTCAACACTTCAAAGGAAAGGCACGACTCCGACGTGGGTCGTTTCAGGGGACTGTCGAGGGACGCAGAACGTGGGCAaccctgcagaggcgagagaaagagagagcggGGGGGCAGACAGCGCTCGCGGTTCGAGGGCGTCtcacgcagagggcggggaAGGGGACGGCATGAAGACGGGCGACAAGGGTGGCAAGCAAGCAGTGCGGATTCGgcgggcgagaaggacgaggacggcggcgaagactcGGAGGATCCGCTCTCGCTTTCCGCTGCCACCGGCCTCTCGATCTTAGGAGTGAAGTGCAGTGGCAGTTACAGACCtctcctcgagcgcgcgaggaaCTGCCAGTGGCAGCTTCTTCAGGTCAGTGAGGAGGCGGTGCAGAAACCAGAGTCGGTGCTCCTCTCGGATGTCGACCTCCTTCTACGAAAGCAACGCGATATGGCGTCCGGATCAGctgagagacacgcgagaaCCCTAGAACAGAAACAGCAAGACACGCTCGAGGGTCGCTGCGGACAAATcaaagacgcggaagagacgAGTGCAGTGCAGGGCCGAGacggaagaagcgaaaacACAGAGACCGGACCATTCCGATCGACAGCTGGGGCCGAAGATTTGCGAGTGTCCTGGGATGAGCCCCTCGACCCCGCGCAGGTCAGATGTATGTTCTCCGGGGGCCCTGCGCAGGCCCAGGGTGGCCCcagggagacagaggcgcagcacaCGAAGGGTGCCTCCGCTTCCGAGGCCGACCGGAGGGGGCATCTATTTGTTGCAGGCGAAACGAGCAACATCTGCCTGCTGCTGAGACTTCGGCTGACCCCGGGCACGTATTTCACCATGGCTCTTCGGGAGCTCATGAAGTCAAACGCCCCAGACGATGACGAGCTTGCCCACGCTGCGGCACGGACAGTTGTCTCTCCCGATTTTCTTGAGAAAGACACCTACAGCTCAGTGCAAGGTCTATCTGCTTAG